The Caretta caretta isolate rCarCar2 chromosome 10, rCarCar1.hap1, whole genome shotgun sequence genome has a window encoding:
- the LOC125629731 gene encoding zona pellucida sperm-binding protein 3-like, translated as MSHRNNLGFALLCWVVSGVTCYNPWDFSRSDSAIWRPTPRAEPPQRQAHVLSLAQPSPWARVDASQLRAVSVLQPVMVQCEEAQMVITVHRDLFGMGRLIKAADLSLGPAACRYVSLNDAENTVIFAAGLHECGSTLQMTPDSLVYSTSLNYNPTPASNPVILRTNPAVIPIECHYPRKDNVSSKAIKPTWVPFSSTLSAEERLDFSLHLMNDDWSAERPSNGFQLGEVMHIQADVSTGNHVALRLFVDSCVATLSPDRDSSPRYAVIDFNGCLVDGRSDDTTSAFISPRPRQDTLQFMVDVFRFAGDARNLIYITCHLKVTAAEQAPDPLNKACSFNKAGNIWSPVEGTRDICRCCETGICGLAGQSRRVNPLDRWSGRRFQRDVASRHGEPLVREGEADVVVGPLIIFDADQGSRDLLTGQMEAEKTASEGFSSTAGLISVAAAMALAFITVGILVYRRCSRSSA; from the exons ATGAGTCACAGAAACAACTTGGGCTTTGCTCTTCTGTGTTGGGTGGTCAGTGGGGTGACCTGTTACAATCCCTGGGATTTCTCTAGGAGTGACTCTGCCATCTGGAGACCCacccccagggctgagccccctcaACGACAAGCCCATGTTCTCTCTCTTGCCCAGCCCTCCCCCTGGGCTCGGGTTGatgcttcccagctcagggctGTGTCCGTGCTGCAGCCTGTCATGGTGCAGTGTGAGGAGGCTCAGATGGTGATCACTGTGCACAGAGATCTGTTTGGGATGGGGAGACTGATCAAAGCTGCTGACCTGAGCCTTGGCCCAGCTGCCTGCCGGTACGTGTCCCTTAATGATGCAGAGAACACAGTGATCTTTGCAGCTGGGCTCCATGAATGTGGCAGCACCTTGCAG atgacCCCAGACTCCCTGGTTTACAGCACAAGCCTGAACTAtaaccccacccctgccagcaaCCCAGTGATCCTGAGAACCAATCCAGCTGTGATTCCCATTGAGTGTCACTACCCCAG GAAGGACAATGTGAGCAGTAAAGCCATCAAGCCAACATGGGTTCCCTTCAGCTCCACCCTGTCTGCTGAGGAGAGGCTGGATTTCTCCCTGCACCTGATGAATG ATGACTGGAGTGCTGAGAGACCCTCCAATGGATTCCAGCTGGGGGAGGTCATGCATATCCAAGCTGATGTCAGCACTGGGAACCATGTGGCTCTGAGGCTCTTTGTGGACAGCTGTGTGGCCACCCTGAGCCCAGACAGGGACTCCTCTCCCCGCTatgctgtcattgacttcaatgg GTGCCTGGTGGATGGGAGATCAGATGACACCACCTCGGCCTTCATATCCCCCAGGCCCAGGCAGGACACGCTGCAGTTCATGGTGGATGTGTTCAGGTTTGCAGGAGATGCCAGGAACTTG ATCTACATCACCTGTCATCTGAAAGTCACTGCAGCTGAGCAAGCCCCAGATCCCTTGAACAAGGCTTGTTCCTTCAACAAAGCAGGCAACAT CTGGTCTCCAGTGGAAGGCACCCGAGATATCTGCAGGTGCTGTGAGACTGGGATCTGTGGGCTGGCTGGACAGTCCAGGAGAGTGAACCCTCTGGACAGATGGTCAGGGAGGCGCTTCCAGAGAGATGTGGCCTCCAGGCATG GTGAGCCCTTGGTGAGGGAAGGTGAGGCTGATGTTGTGGTAggacccctaatcatctttgaTGCTGATCAAGGATCAAGGGATCTCTTAACTGGTCAAATGGAAGCAGAGAAGACTGCGTCAGAAG GATTCTCTTCTACAGCTGGGCTGATCTCAGTGGCAGCGGCCATGGCACTGGCCTTCATTACTGTGGGGATACTCGTATACAGAAGATGCAGTCGTTCCAGTGCCTGA